In a single window of the Ktedonobacteraceae bacterium genome:
- the rplV gene encoding 50S ribosomal protein L22 has protein sequence MQVRAIAKDIGIPPRKMRLVTNAVKGLRVNEALAYLQFMPNAGAKPVSKVIASAAANAENNYNLDPDDLYILNIVTDDSFRVKRIKARPHGRAARILRRFCHVTVIVSDDPAEAGKRR, from the coding sequence ATGCAAGTCAGGGCTATTGCAAAAGACATAGGTATTCCGCCGCGCAAGATGCGCCTGGTCACCAACGCAGTCAAAGGCCTGCGCGTGAATGAAGCGTTAGCGTATCTTCAGTTTATGCCCAATGCAGGCGCAAAGCCGGTCAGTAAAGTTATCGCATCGGCAGCGGCAAATGCTGAGAATAATTATAATCTTGATCCTGATGATCTGTATATTCTAAATATTGTGACGGATGACTCGTTCCGGGTCAAACGCATCAAAGCGCGTCCTCATGGCCGGGCCGCCCGCATTCTACGGCGCTTCTGCCATGTGACCGTGATTGTCTCAGACGACCCAGCTGAGGCCGGCAAGAGACGCTAA
- the rpsS gene encoding 30S ribosomal protein S19 — protein sequence MSRSRKKGPYIHESLRKKVLAVLRSGDRRVIKTWSRASTIFPQMVGMTIGVHNGKTHVPIYITENMVGHKLGEFAPTRHFRGHAGGKSERTTSVR from the coding sequence ATGTCGCGCTCAAGGAAAAAAGGACCATACATTCACGAATCGCTTAGAAAGAAAGTACTGGCCGTGTTGAGGAGCGGCGACCGGCGAGTTATCAAAACCTGGTCGCGCGCCTCGACGATTTTCCCACAGATGGTGGGAATGACAATAGGCGTGCATAACGGCAAAACGCATGTGCCTATCTATATCACGGAGAACATGGTGGGCCATAAGCTCGGTGAGTTTGCACCCACCCGCCACTTCCGCGGTCACGCGGGTGGCAAGAGCGAGCGCACCACTTCGGTTCGCTAG